One genomic segment of Pristiophorus japonicus isolate sPriJap1 unplaced genomic scaffold, sPriJap1.hap1 HAP1_SCAFFOLD_565, whole genome shotgun sequence includes these proteins:
- the LOC139254648 gene encoding uncharacterized protein: MRREPGARECNGYSADEEMDGSASREAEEPRALGSANGVKYRRGLEGGGGGGGGNGYHRPMGRGPGGGGEGGYYRPMGRVPGGGGEGGYYRPMWRSPGPDGKPRSAGHLRRGFGREFGRRFDRRPLPGEGPVNGYPGGPRRWKPRPGGREYAGGAAGGGGSRPQEEGEGGRESPASPEEGEGGSRGGGGAGEEREEEERWTLFKPPAAFPVDSSSARTVPRISYASKVKENLSRGGPPTPEAGGPASDDSSSNGGGSSGSEGPAHGLGAIFHNQWGLSFITGPDGDGAHPHRRTGLEARPPDPGPGGPDCHPVHRLGSRCQRWPGPSTHDLQAVVLYFSTEWDQIWERHKQDPSAVVLYEESLDSAGLTD; this comes from the exons GAGCCCGGGAGTGCAACGGTTACAGTGCCGATGAGGAGATGGACGGCTCGGCCAGCCGGGAGGCCGAGGAACCCAGAGCCCTGGGCTCGGCCAACGGCGTCAAGTACCGGCGGGggctggaggggggcgggggagggggaggaggcaacGGGTACCACCGGCCCATGGGGcggggtccggggggagggggagagggcggttACTACCGGCCCATGGGGAGGGTaccagggggaggaggggagggcggTTATTACCGGCCCATGTGGAGGAGCCCTGGGCCAGACGGTAAGCCCAGGAGTGCCGGCCACCTCCGGCGGGGCTTTGGCCGGGAGTTTGGCCGGCGTTTCGATCGCAGACCCCTGCCCGGCGAGGGGCCGGTAAACGGTTACCCTGGCGGCCCCCGAAGGTGGAAGCCCCGGCCTGGGGGGAGGGAGTACGCGGGAGGGgcggcgggtgggggagggagcaggccccaggaggagggcgagggggggagggagtctcCTGCCTCCCcggaggagggggagggcgggagtcgtggcgggggaggggcaggggaggagcgggaggaaGAGGAGCGTTGGACGCTGTTCAAGCCACCCGCCGCCTTCCCCGTAGACAGCAGCAGCGCGCGCACCGTGCCGCGAATCAGCTACGCCAGCAAGGTGAAGGAGAACCTGAGCCGTGGCGGACCACCGACCCCCGAGGCTGGGGGGCCGGCCAGCGACGATAGCAGCAGCAACGGCGGCGGCAGCAGCGGGAGCGAGGGTCCCGCCCACGGCCTGGGCGCCATCTTCCACAACCAATGGGGGCTGTCCTTCATCACCGGACCCGACGGGGACGGAGCACACCCCCACCGGCGCACCGGGCTCGAGGCTCGGCCCCCAGACCCTGGTCCCGGGGGCCCCGACTGCCACCCTGTACACAGACTCGGCTCCCGCTGCCAGCGATGGCCAGGCCCCTCCACGCACGATCTCCAGGCCGTTGTTCTCTACTTCTCCACAG AATGGGATCAGATTTGGGAGAGACACAAACAAG ATCCGTCTGCAGTGGTCCTGTACGAAGAGTCACTGGACAGTGCTGGCCTGACGGACTGA
- the LOC139254649 gene encoding serine-rich adhesin for platelets-like, which yields MEFLPLFASILSLAATYTTILGPAPTPPTIGRSTVPSSIGSRTVPSSIGSAPIPPATGSSTVPSSIGSRTVPSSIGSLTVPSSIGSAPTPPLIGSITIPLSIGSRTIPSSIGSLTVPSSIGSAPTPPLIGSRTVPSLIGPASTPPVIGSHTVPSSIGSAPIPPAIGSSTVPSSIGSAPTPPVIGSRRVPSSFGSAPTPPVIGRSTVPSSIGSYAVPSSIGSAQTPPVIGSNTVPSSIGSAPTPPVIGSTPAALVIGPTPTPPVIGPTRTAPTIGSTRKPPVIGSRSVPSSIGSAPTPPLIGRSTVPSSIGSYAVPSSIGSALTPPVIGSNTVPSSIGSAPTPPVIGSTPAALVIGPTPTPPVIGPTRTAPTIGSTRKAPAIGSTRKAPAIGSTRTAPAIGSTRKAPAIGSTPTAPTIGSTRKAPAIGSTRKAPAIGSTRTAPVIGSTQTAPAIGSNTVPSSIGSAPTSPVIGSTPAALVIGHTPTPPVIGPTRTAARIGSTRKAPAIGSTRTAPAIGSTRTAPVVGSTRTAPVIGSTPTAAAIGSKTMTSSTGPIRLALLFGSNTISSTDPTQTASLIGSSIMTSTGLDGTARLIGSGIITSSTGLTRKAPAIGSSTMTSTTDPIRKALLIAFNSITSSTDYIRTSAIGSSTMTSSNDLTRKEPAIGSSIMTSSTDPIRKALLIAFSSMTSSTDPIRTPAIGSSTMTSSNGLTRKASAIGSSTMTSSTDPIRKAVLVASSSMTSSTDPTRITPAIGSSTMTSIDSDIKMPMIGPAIESNPTAPLFGSSIHFSTTSPVIGPPTDYNTTALLTGSSIGTITTVPSIGSSSTGPSIGSSSTGPFIGSSFTGPLIGYSSTGPSIGSSSTGPFIGSISTGALIGSSSTGPSIGSSSTGPFIGSSFTGASIGSSSTGPSIGSSSTGPSIGSSSTGASIGFSPTGPSIGSSSTGPSIGSSSTGPSIGSSSTGPSIGSSSTGASIGSSSTGPSIGSSSTGPSIGSRSTSPSIGSSSTGASIGSSSTGPSIGSSSTGPSIGSSSTGPSIGSSSTGASIGSSATGPLIGSSSTGPSIGSSSTGASIGSSATGPSIGSSSTSPSIGSSSTGASIGSSSTGPSIGSSSTGPSIGSSSTGPSIGSSSTGASIGSSSTGPSIGSSSTGPSIGSSSTGPSIGSSSTGPSIGSSSTGPSIGSSSTGPSIGSSSTGPSIGSSSTGASIGSSSTGPLIGSSSTGPSIGSSSTGASIGSSSARPSIGSSSARPLIGSSSARPLIGSSSTGPFIGSSSTGPSIGSSSTGPSIGSSSTGPSIGSSSTGPSIGSSFTRPSIGSSSTGPSIGSSSTGASIGSSSTGPFIGSSSTGPSIGSSSTGPSIGSSSTGASIGSSSTGPFIGSSSTGPFIGSSSTGPSIGSSSTGPLVGSSSTGPLIGSSSTGPSIGSSSTGPLIGSSSTGPLIGSSSTDPSIGSSSTGPSIGSSSTGPLVGSSSTGPFIGSSIGSSSTGPLIGSSSTGPFIGSSSTGPLIGSSSTGPLIGSSSTGPLIGSSSIGPLIASSSTGPLIGSSSTGPLIGSSSSGPFIGSTTTAPVIGSSINTNTTAPVIGSPINTNTTATVIGSLINTNATAPVIGSPINTNTTASVIGSSININTTVPLIGSSIKSSPISGRALSLSLISTLMIHTNVGPVFQ from the coding sequence ATGGAATTCCTGCCACTCTTTGCTTCCATTCTGTCCCTTGCTGCAACATATACAACAATACTCGGCCCCGCTCCAACACCACCCACGATTGGCCGCAGCACCGTTCCATCATCGATTGGCTCCCGCACTGTCCCGTCATCGATTGGCTCCGCTCCAATACCACCTGCGACTGGCTCCAGTACAGTCCCATCATCGATTGGTTCCCGCACTGTCCCGTCATCGATTGGCTCGCTCACTGTCCCGTCATCGATTGGCTCTGCTCCAACACCACCTTTGATTGGCTCCATTACAATCCCATTATCGATTGGCTCCCGCACCATCCCATCATCGATTGGCTCGCTCACTGTCCCGTCATCGATTGGCTCTGCTCCAACACCACCTTTGATTGGCTCCCGCACAGTACCGTCATTGATTGGCCCCGCTTCAACACCACCTGTGATTGGCTCCCACACAGTCCCATCGTCGATTGGCTCTGCTCCAATACCACCTGCGATTGGCTCCAGTACAGTCCCATCATCGATTGGCTCTGCTCCAACACCACCTGTGATTGGCTCCCGCAGAGTCCCGTCATCGTTTGGTTCCGCTCCAACACCACCCGTGATTGGCCGCAGCACCGTCCCTTCATCGATTGGCTCCTACGCCGTCCCGTCATCGATTGGCTCTGCACAAACACCACCTGTGATTGGCTCCAATACAGTCCCATCATCGATTGGCTCTGCTCCAACACCACCTGTGATTGGCTCCACTCCAGCAGCACTTGTGATTGGCCCCACTCCAACACCACCTGTGATTGGCCCCACTCGAACAGCACCTACGATTGGCTCCACTCGAAAACCACCTGTGATTGGCTCCCGCAGCGTCCCGTCATCGATTGGTTCCGCTCCAACACCACCCTTGATTGGCCGCAGCACCGTCCCTTCATCGATTGGCTCCTACGCTGTCCCGTCATCGATTGGCTCTGCACTAACACCACCTGTGATTGGCTCCAATACAGTCCCATCATCGATTGGCTCTGCTCCAACACCACCTGTGATTGGCTCCACTCCAGCAGCACTTGTGATTGGCCCCACTCCAACACCACCTGTGATTGGCCCCACTCGAACAGCACCTACGATTGGCTCCACTCGAAAAGCACCTGCGATTGGCTCCACTCGAAAAGCACCTGCGATTGGCTCCACTCGAACAGCACCTGCGATTGGCTCCACTCGAAAAGCACCTGCGATTGGCTCCACTCCAACAGCACCTACGATTGGCTCCACTCGAAAAGCACCTGCGATTGGCTCCACTCGAAAAGCACCTGCGATTGGCTCCACTCGAACAGCACCTGTGATTGGCTCCACTCAAACAGCACCTGCGATTGGCTCCAATACAGTCCCATCATCGATTGGCTCTGCTCCAACATCACCTGTGATTGGCTCCACTCCAGCAGCACTTGTGATTGGCCACACTCCAACACCACCTGTGATTGGCCCCACTCGAACAGCAGCTAGGATTGGCTCCACTCGAAAAGCACCTGCGATTGGTTCCACTCGAACAGCACCTGCGATTGGCTCCACTCGAACAGCACCTGTGGTTGGCTCCACTCGAACAGCACCTGTGATTGGCTCCACTCCAACAGCAGCTGCGATTGGCTccaagacaatgacatcatcaacaGGTCCAATTAGACTAGCCCTGTTGTTTGGCTCCAATACAATATCATCGACTGACCCCACCCAAACAGCATCACTGATTGGCTCCAGTATAATGACATCAACTGGCCTCGATGGAACAGCAAGATTGATTGGCTCCGGTATAATAACATCATCGACTGGCCTCACTAGAAAAGCACCAGCGATTGGCTCCAGTACAATGACATCAACGACGGACCCAATTAGAAAAGCACTGTTGATCGCCTTCAATTCAATTACATCATCAACTGACTATATAAGAACATCTGCGATTGGGTCCAGTACAATGACATCGTCAAATGACCTCACTAGAAAAGAACCAGCGATTGGCTCCAGTATAATGACATCATCAACGGACCCAATTAGAAAAGCACTGTTGATCGCCTTCAGTTCAATGACATCATCAACTGACCCTATAAGAACACCAGCGATTGGCTCCAGTACAATGACATCATCAAACGGCCTCACTAGAAAAGCATCAGCGATTGGCTCCAGTACAATGACATCATCAACGGACCCAATTAGAAAAGCAGTGCTGGTTGCCTCCAGTTCAATGACATCATCAACTGACCCTACGAGAATAACACCAGCGATTGGCTCAAGTACAATGACATCAATTGACTCTGATATAAAAATGCCAATGATTGGTCCAGCAATTGAGTCCAATCCAACAGCCCCATTATTTGGCTCATCGATTCACTTCAGTACAACGTCACCAGTGATTGGCCCGCCAACTGATTACAATACAACAGCCCTGCTGACTGGTTCATCAATTGGTACCATTACAACAGTCCCATCGATTGGCTCCAGTTCTACAGGCCCATCGATTGGCTCCAGTTCGACAGGCCCATTCATCGGCTCCAGTTTTACAGGCCCATTGAttggctacagttctacagggccatcGATTGGCTCCAGTTCTACAGGCCCATTCATTGGCTCCATTTCTACAGGCGCATTGATTGGCTCCAGTTCTACAGGTCCATCGATTGGCTCCAGTTCGACAGGCCCATTCATCGGCTCCAGTTTTACAGGCGCATCGATTGGCTCCAGTTCTACAGGCCCATCGATTGGCTCCAGTTCTACAGGCCCATCGATTGGCTCCAGTTCTACAGGCGCATCGATTGGCTTCAGTCCTACAGGCCCATCGATTGGCTCCAGTTCTACAGGCCCATCGATTGGCTCCAGTTCTACAGGCCCATCGATTGGCTCCAGTTCTACAGGCCCATCGATTGGCTCCAGTTCTACAGGCGCATCGATTGGCTCCAGTTCTACAGGCCCATCGATTGGCTCCAGTTCTACAGGGCCATCGATTGGCTCCAGGTCTACAAGCCCATCGATTGGCTCCAGTTCTACAGGCGCATCGATTGGCTCCAGTTCTACAGGCCCATCGATTGGCTCCAGTTCTACAGGGCCATCGATTGGCTCCAGTTCTACAGGCCCATCGATTGGCTCCAGTTCTACAGGTGCATCGATTGGCTCCAGTGCTACAGGCCCATTGATTGGCTCCAGTTCTACAGGGCCATCGATTGGCTCCAGTTCTACAGGCGCATCGATTGGCTCCAGTGCTACAGGCCCATCGATTGGCTCCAGTTCTACAAGCCCATCGATTGGCTCCAGTTCTACAGGCGCATCGATTGGCTCCAGTTCTACAGGCCCATCGATTGGCTCCAGTTCTACAGGCCCATCGATTGGCTCCAGTTCTACAGGCCCATCGATTGGCTCCAGTTCTACAGGCGCATCGATTGGCTCCAGTTCTACAGGCCCATCGATTGGCTCCAGTTCTACAGGCCCATCGATTGGCTCCAGTTCTACAGGCCCATCGATTGGCTCCAGTTCTACAGGCCCATCGATTGGCTCCAGTTCTACAGGCCCATCGATTGGCTCCAGTTCTACAGGCCCATCGATTGGCTCCAGTTCTACAGGCCCATCGATTGGCTCCAGTTCTACAGGCGCATCGATTGGCTCCAGTTCTACAGGCCCATTGATTGGCTCCAGTTCTACAGGCCCATCGATTGGCTCCAGTTCTACAGGCGCATCGATTGGCTCCAGTTCTGCACGCCCATCGATTGGCTCCAGTTCTGCACGCCCATTGATTGGCTCCAGTTCTGCACGCCCATTGATTGGCTCCAGTTCTACAGGCCCATTCATTGGCTCTAGTTCTACAGGCCCATCGATTGGCTCCAGTTCTACAGGCCCATCGATTGGCTCCAGTTCTACAGGCCCATCGATTGGCTCCAGTTCTACAGGCCCATCGATTGGCTCCAGTTTTACACGCCCATCGATTGGCTCCAGTTCTACAGGCCCATCGATTGGCTCCAGTTCTACAGGCGCATCGATTGGCTCCAGTTCTACAGGCCCATTCATTGGCTCTAGTTCTACAGGCCCATCGATTGGCTCCAGTTCTACAGGCCCATCGATTGGCTCCAGTTCTACAGGCGCATCGATTGGCTCCAGTTCTACAGGCCCATTCATTGGCTCCAGTTCGACAGGCCCATTCATTGGCTCCAGTTCTACAGGCCCATCGATTGGCTCCAGTTCTACAGGCCCTTTGGTTGGCTCCAGTTCTACAGGCCCATTGATTGGCTCCAGTTCTACAGGCCCATCGATTGGCTCCAGTTCTACAGGCCCATTGATTGGCTCCAGTTCTACAGGCCCATTGATTGGCTCCAGTTCTACAGACCCATCGATTGGCTCCAGTTCTACAGGCCCATCGATTGGCTCCAGTTCTACAGGCCCATTGGTTGGCTCCAGTTCTACAGGGCCATTCATTGGTTCATCAATTGGCTCCAGTTCTACAGGCCCATTGATTGGCTCCAGTTCTACAGGCCCATTCATTGGCTCCAGTTCGACAGGCCCATTGATTGGCTCCAGTTCGACAGGCCCATTGATTGGCTCCAGTTCGACAGGCCCATTGATTGGCTCCAGTTCTATAGGCCCATTGATTGCCTCTAGTTCTACAGGCCCATTGATTGGCTCCAGTTCTACAGGCCCATTGATTGGCTCCAGTTCTTCAGGCCCATTCATTGGCTCCACTACAACAGCCCCGGTGATTGGCTCATCGATTAACACTAATACAACAGCCCCAGTGATTGGTTCACCAATTAACACTAATACAACAGCCACAGTGATTGGTTCACTGATTAACACCAATGCAACAGCCCCAGTGATTGGTTCACCGATTAACACTAATACAACAGCCTCAGTGATTGGCTCATCGATTAACATTAATACAACAGTCCCACTGATTGGCTCATCGATAAAATCCAGTCCGATATCTGGGAGAGCCCTCTCCCTGTCCCTAATCTCCACACTGATGATCCACACCAATGTTGGACCTGTTTTCCAATGA